Part of the Paludisphaera borealis genome, GATGTGTGGGCGCGTCCGCTTTCTCCTTCGGGAGAGGGCGGCCGACCGCCGATTCACTCGCTCGGCGGCGGGGCGTAGACGGCGTGGGCGTCGAAGACGGGGACGCCGAGGGTTTCGAGGCCGCCGTCGGGGGTGAGGCGGCGGAAGAAGCAGGTGCGGTAGCCTTCGTGGCAGGCGCCGCCGACCTGGCGGGCCTTGATGAGCAGGACGTCGGCGTCGCAGTCGATGGCGATCGATTCGACCGTCTGGACGTGGCCCGAGGTCTCGCCTTTCATCCACGACCGCTTCCGCGACCGCGAGTAGAAATGGGTCAGGCCGGTTTCGAGCGTCTTCCGCAGCGCGGGCTCGTCCATCCAGGCCATCATCAAGACCTCGCCGTTCTCGGCGTCCTGGACGATCGCGGGGAGCAGGCCGTCGGCGTCCCAGCCGAGTTCTGCCGGGAGGTTGATCTTCGCAGTCGTCTTCACGTCCATATTCGTGTCAGCGTTCATGGCGATCGTCTCGTGGCGTGGAGCAGGTGACGTTCGGCGCGGCGGCCGACGCCGCGGAGGCCGATCGGGCCGGCGAGCTGGATGGCTTCGCGGAGGAAGTCGTGGGCGGCCTCGGCGTGGTCGTTGTCGATGAGGGTTTCGGCGGCGTCGAGCGCGAGCCGGGCGCGGTCGCCGGCGGTCGAGCCGGCGGTCAGGT contains:
- the hisI gene encoding phosphoribosyl-AMP cyclohydrolase; this encodes MNADTNMDVKTTAKINLPAELGWDADGLLPAIVQDAENGEVLMMAWMDEPALRKTLETGLTHFYSRSRKRSWMKGETSGHVQTVESIAIDCDADVLLIKARQVGGACHEGYRTCFFRRLTPDGGLETLGVPVFDAHAVYAPPPSE